The following coding sequences lie in one Aquabacterium olei genomic window:
- a CDS encoding helix-turn-helix domain-containing protein — protein sequence MAGARLQAAREAQGLSLDHLAASLKVTEAKLAALERGDLDQLPDANFARALAKTVCRQLQIDPAPVLAELPASRMIPLGPDREPLNQPFKERRSTGPLFDRAGKGADFGALLSARWLAPLVLLLAALVVYLLPEQIERPAWWPAATVAPGATSASAAAPADASVSEPLFAPADAGAEPAATGSDPVPAPLTPESIAPPQVAASSVEVPAPSAPAPEPATALPPEGAALVGLRAVEDAWIEVRDARGKKVFSGLLKAGQTASVDGAAPMRLRIGNATHVQLTHKGQPVALAAHTRNNIARLELP from the coding sequence GTGGCCGGCGCACGGCTGCAGGCCGCGCGTGAGGCGCAAGGGCTGAGCCTGGACCATCTCGCGGCCTCCTTGAAGGTCACGGAAGCCAAGCTGGCCGCGCTGGAGCGGGGCGACCTCGACCAGTTGCCCGACGCGAACTTTGCGCGGGCGCTGGCCAAGACCGTGTGCCGCCAGTTGCAGATCGATCCTGCACCGGTGCTGGCCGAGTTGCCTGCCAGCCGGATGATCCCGCTCGGCCCGGATCGCGAGCCCCTCAACCAGCCCTTCAAGGAGCGGCGCAGCACTGGCCCGCTCTTCGACCGTGCTGGCAAGGGGGCGGATTTCGGGGCTCTGCTGTCTGCACGCTGGCTGGCGCCGCTCGTGTTGCTGCTGGCCGCGCTCGTCGTCTACCTGCTGCCCGAGCAGATCGAGCGGCCAGCCTGGTGGCCCGCAGCGACGGTCGCCCCCGGCGCGACGTCGGCATCTGCCGCCGCGCCGGCAGATGCGTCTGTCTCGGAACCACTGTTTGCGCCCGCCGACGCGGGGGCTGAACCGGCCGCCACCGGCAGCGACCCCGTGCCTGCTCCGCTCACGCCGGAGTCGATTGCGCCGCCACAGGTGGCCGCCTCGTCCGTGGAGGTACCCGCTCCGTCCGCGCCAGCTCCCGAGCCCGCGACCGCCTTGCCGCCGGAAGGCGCCGCACTGGTTGGGCTACGTGCTGTGGAGGACGCGTGGATCGAAGTGCGGGACGCGCGAGGCAAAAAGGTGTTTTCCGGCCTGTTGAAGGCGGGTCAGACGGCCTCGGTGGACGGCGCCGCGCCGATGCGGCTGCGCATCGGCAACGCCACCCATGTCCAGCTCACTCACAAGGGCCAGCCGGTCGCGCTGGCGGCCCACACGCGCAACAACATTGCGCGCCTCGAATTGCCATGA
- the ndk gene encoding nucleoside-diphosphate kinase, which translates to MAIERTLSIIKPDAVAKNVIGQIIARFEGAGLKVVAGKLVQLSRAEAEQFYAVHAARPFFKDLVDFMVSGPVFVQVLEGEGAILKNRDLMGATDPKKAEKGTIRADFADSIDANAVHGSDAAETAAVEIAFFFPGMNVYSR; encoded by the coding sequence ATGGCCATCGAACGCACCCTCTCGATCATCAAGCCCGACGCCGTTGCCAAGAACGTCATCGGCCAAATCATCGCCCGCTTTGAAGGCGCTGGCCTGAAGGTCGTGGCCGGCAAGCTGGTTCAACTGTCGCGCGCTGAAGCCGAGCAGTTCTACGCCGTGCACGCCGCCCGTCCCTTCTTCAAGGATCTGGTGGACTTCATGGTCTCCGGCCCCGTGTTCGTGCAAGTGCTGGAAGGCGAAGGCGCCATCCTGAAGAACCGCGACCTGATGGGCGCCACCGACCCGAAGAAGGCTGAGAAGGGCACGATCCGCGCTGACTTCGCCGACAGCATCGATGCCAACGCCGTCCACGGTTCCGACGCTGCCGAAACGGCTGCCGTTGAAATCGCTTTCTTCTTCCCCGGCATGAACGTCTACAGCCGCTGA
- the rluB gene encoding 23S rRNA pseudouridine(2605) synthase RluB yields the protein MSEPQDQPQAAEEVVKPKRTRRPKAEAAPAAEPVAAEAPAAAKRAPRRRKVEADAAEPAVSEAPAAEAAVVEAAEPTPADAAEAKPRRAPRRKPTAAASEPAGAVESAPDVAEPVREVTAHGVIELGPEIAAQPQQASDAAPAEGASDEAPRGEGRGRDGRGRRDRERRREGERGDRAERTDRPAQVTAEGEEDADNRPSRRAAIAAEQASEVFAELLSGDFDKVREEEGEDAAGEEGGAYKRVLRPEPDAPKLQKVLAQAGVGSRRDIEQMIEDGRIEVNDQVAHIGQRVSYGDRIKVAGRPIKVRIAPQPARILAYHKPVGEVVTHDDPQGRPTVFRRLPRLQNGKWMSVGRLDLNTEGLLLFTNSGELANQLMHPRFGVEREYAVRVLGSLDDASRQRLLDGVEIEGQTASFVAISNGLGEGVNQWYRVVITEGRNREVRKLFDAVGLTVNRLIRVRYGAIVLPRGLKRGVWVELGESDVRAVKSLAGMDRIESQQPRGGKSQGQGGQQQKSQQGFKTKQGGRPQQGRPEQGPRPQGGQNAAPQQRPPRQEREPAPRRDVDDDFDHIGPIPNPLEQTFDRRFVKSGSKRITSGFGRPDLDHDRQQAGKQKGPRQPDPMQTSVGYIGADAFFGNKSGGGGRRGGGNSGGGGGGRGRR from the coding sequence ATGTCAGAACCCCAAGACCAGCCTCAGGCCGCCGAAGAGGTGGTCAAGCCCAAGCGCACCCGCCGCCCCAAGGCCGAGGCGGCACCCGCCGCCGAGCCGGTCGCGGCCGAGGCGCCCGCTGCGGCGAAGCGTGCACCGCGTCGCCGCAAGGTCGAGGCCGATGCAGCCGAGCCCGCGGTGAGCGAAGCGCCTGCAGCAGAAGCGGCCGTGGTCGAAGCGGCCGAGCCAACTCCGGCTGACGCTGCGGAGGCCAAGCCCCGCCGCGCCCCCCGTCGCAAGCCCACTGCCGCAGCGAGTGAGCCCGCCGGCGCGGTCGAATCCGCACCAGATGTTGCTGAGCCTGTCCGCGAAGTGACGGCGCATGGCGTGATCGAACTCGGGCCCGAGATCGCGGCACAGCCGCAGCAGGCCTCTGACGCGGCACCGGCCGAGGGCGCCAGCGACGAGGCGCCGCGCGGTGAAGGCCGTGGCCGCGACGGCCGTGGTCGTCGTGATCGTGAGCGCCGCCGCGAAGGCGAGCGTGGTGACCGTGCCGAGCGCACCGACCGCCCCGCACAGGTGACCGCCGAGGGTGAAGAGGATGCTGACAACCGTCCGTCGCGCCGCGCCGCCATTGCCGCCGAGCAGGCCTCCGAAGTGTTCGCCGAACTGCTGTCGGGTGATTTCGACAAGGTGCGCGAGGAAGAGGGCGAGGACGCCGCCGGCGAGGAAGGCGGCGCCTACAAGCGCGTGCTGCGTCCCGAGCCCGACGCCCCCAAGCTGCAGAAGGTGCTGGCCCAGGCCGGCGTCGGCTCGCGCCGTGACATCGAACAGATGATCGAGGATGGCCGCATCGAGGTGAACGATCAGGTCGCGCATATCGGCCAACGCGTCTCGTATGGCGACCGCATCAAGGTGGCCGGCCGCCCGATCAAGGTCCGCATTGCGCCGCAGCCCGCCCGTATCCTGGCTTACCACAAGCCGGTTGGCGAAGTCGTCACCCATGACGATCCCCAAGGCCGTCCGACCGTCTTCCGTCGCCTGCCGCGTCTGCAGAATGGCAAGTGGATGTCGGTGGGGCGCCTCGACCTCAACACGGAAGGCCTGCTGCTGTTCACCAACTCCGGCGAACTGGCCAACCAGCTGATGCACCCGCGCTTCGGCGTGGAGCGCGAGTACGCCGTGCGCGTGCTGGGCTCGCTGGACGATGCCTCGCGCCAGCGCCTGCTCGATGGCGTGGAGATCGAAGGCCAGACCGCCTCGTTCGTGGCCATCAGCAATGGTCTGGGCGAGGGCGTGAACCAGTGGTATCGCGTGGTCATCACCGAAGGCCGCAACCGCGAAGTGCGCAAGCTCTTCGACGCTGTCGGCCTGACGGTCAACCGCCTGATCCGCGTCCGTTATGGCGCGATCGTGCTGCCGCGCGGCCTCAAGCGCGGGGTGTGGGTCGAGCTGGGCGAGTCCGATGTGCGGGCAGTGAAGTCACTGGCCGGCATGGACCGCATCGAGTCGCAACAGCCTCGCGGCGGCAAGAGCCAGGGCCAGGGCGGTCAGCAGCAAAAGAGCCAGCAGGGCTTCAAGACGAAGCAGGGCGGCCGTCCGCAACAAGGTCGTCCCGAGCAGGGCCCGCGCCCGCAAGGCGGTCAGAACGCTGCGCCGCAACAGCGCCCGCCGCGTCAGGAACGCGAGCCCGCACCGCGCCGCGATGTGGACGACGATTTCGATCACATCGGCCCCATCCCCAATCCGCTGGAGCAGACCTTCGACCGTCGTTTCGTGAAGAGCGGCTCCAAGCGCATCACCTCGGGTTTCGGGCGTCCGGACCTCGACCATGACCGTCAGCAAGCCGGCAAGCAGAAGGGCCCGCGTCAACCGGATCCGATGCAGACCTCGGTGGGCTACATCGGAGCCGACGCCTTCTTCGGCAACAAGTCGGGCGGTGGCGGCCGACGTGGCGGCGGCAACAGCGGTGGCGGTGGCGGCGGCCGTGGCCGTCGCTGA
- the rlmN gene encoding 23S rRNA (adenine(2503)-C(2))-methyltransferase RlmN, with amino-acid sequence MDAVNLLDFDLEGLTAFCEKLGEKRFRATQLFRWIHQKGATDFDQMSDLAKSLRSKLQGIATLKTLPVISEHVSSDGTIKWLFDVGGGNAVESVYIPEDDRATLCISSQAGCAVGCRFCSTGHQGFSRNLSTGEIIAQLWHAEHALRQRLGTSERIISNVVMMGMGEPLQNYNALVPALRTMLDDHGYGLSRRRVTVSTSGVVPMIERLREDCPVALAVSLHAPNDPLRDELVPLNRKYPIDELLAACKDYLEAAPRDFITFEYCMLDGVNDSDEHARQLIALVKGRINCKFNLIPFNPFPASGLKRSDNARVQAFARLLADAGIVTTVRKTRGDDIDAACGQLAGEVQDRTRAHTRMLRQPVAVPVAMPTRGERQRSDR; translated from the coding sequence ATGGACGCGGTCAACCTGCTCGATTTCGACCTTGAAGGGTTGACTGCGTTCTGCGAGAAACTGGGTGAGAAGCGCTTTCGCGCCACCCAGCTCTTTCGCTGGATCCATCAGAAGGGCGCGACCGACTTCGACCAGATGTCGGATCTCGCCAAATCGCTGCGCAGCAAGCTGCAGGGCATTGCGACCCTGAAGACCTTGCCTGTCATCAGCGAGCATGTCTCGTCGGACGGCACCATCAAGTGGCTGTTCGATGTCGGCGGCGGCAATGCCGTCGAAAGTGTGTACATCCCGGAAGACGATCGCGCCACCCTCTGCATCTCATCGCAGGCGGGTTGTGCTGTCGGCTGCCGTTTCTGCTCCACTGGCCATCAGGGCTTCAGCCGCAACCTCAGCACCGGCGAGATCATTGCCCAGCTGTGGCATGCCGAGCACGCCTTGCGTCAGCGCCTGGGGACGTCGGAGCGCATCATCAGCAACGTCGTGATGATGGGCATGGGCGAGCCGCTGCAGAACTACAACGCGTTGGTTCCCGCACTGCGCACCATGCTGGACGACCACGGCTATGGCCTGTCGCGCCGCCGCGTCACGGTCTCCACGTCGGGTGTCGTGCCAATGATCGAGCGCCTGCGCGAGGACTGCCCTGTTGCGCTCGCCGTCTCGTTGCACGCGCCCAACGACCCGTTGCGTGACGAGCTGGTGCCGCTCAACCGCAAGTATCCGATCGACGAGTTGCTGGCTGCCTGTAAGGACTACCTTGAGGCAGCCCCGCGCGACTTCATCACCTTTGAATATTGCATGCTCGATGGCGTCAATGACAGCGACGAGCACGCGCGCCAGCTGATCGCCCTGGTCAAGGGGCGCATCAACTGCAAGTTCAACCTGATTCCCTTCAACCCCTTCCCGGCGTCGGGCCTCAAGCGCTCCGACAACGCGCGCGTGCAGGCCTTCGCGCGCCTGCTGGCCGATGCGGGCATTGTCACGACCGTCCGCAAGACCCGCGGTGACGACATCGATGCTGCTTGCGGGCAGCTCGCCGGCGAGGTGCAGGATCGCACCCGCGCCCACACCCGCATGTTGCGCCAGCCGGTCGCCGTGCCGGTGGCCATGCCCACGCGGGGCGAGCGGCAGCGCTCGGATCGCTGA
- the pilW gene encoding type IV pilus biogenesis/stability protein PilW, whose product MSGTQWCRWLGLVAALLLTACATGGAPSSRPAAPSAATRGDIMTASDETESRKRARIRLELAATYFNQGQYTTALDEVKQGLSIDPTLTAGYEMRALIYAAMGDNTRAQQGFREALALDERNGSVLHNYGWYLCQQRQYAAADALFERAANLPQSIATSKTLLARGVCQVAAGLYPEAEKTLTRSLELDSSNPATSFNLASVLYRRGELERARFHIRRVNAIPDQVTSESLWLAIRIEHRLGNASTRDELASQLRSRFPSARETTALELGRFDD is encoded by the coding sequence GTGTCCGGGACCCAGTGGTGTCGCTGGCTCGGCCTGGTGGCCGCCTTGCTGCTGACGGCCTGTGCCACGGGTGGCGCGCCGTCGAGCCGACCGGCCGCACCGTCTGCCGCCACGCGCGGCGACATCATGACCGCCTCCGACGAAACGGAGTCCCGCAAGCGCGCCCGCATCCGTCTCGAGCTCGCTGCCACCTACTTCAATCAGGGGCAATACACCACCGCGCTCGACGAGGTGAAGCAGGGACTGTCGATCGACCCGACCCTCACGGCAGGTTACGAGATGCGTGCGCTCATCTATGCCGCGATGGGCGACAACACCCGCGCACAGCAGGGCTTTCGCGAAGCCCTGGCCCTGGACGAACGCAACGGCAGCGTCCTGCACAACTATGGCTGGTACCTTTGCCAGCAGCGGCAGTACGCGGCGGCCGATGCGTTGTTCGAGCGTGCGGCGAACCTGCCGCAGTCCATCGCCACGAGCAAGACGCTGCTGGCCCGCGGCGTGTGCCAGGTGGCGGCGGGGCTGTACCCGGAAGCCGAGAAGACGCTGACCCGGTCGCTCGAGCTCGACTCGTCCAACCCGGCGACGTCCTTCAATCTCGCATCCGTGCTGTACCGGCGTGGCGAGCTCGAGCGCGCCCGCTTCCACATCCGCCGCGTGAACGCCATTCCAGATCAGGTGACGTCCGAGTCGCTGTGGCTGGCGATCCGCATCGAGCACCGCCTCGGTAACGCGTCCACGCGTGACGAGCTGGCGTCGCAGTTGCGCAGCCGTTTCCCTTCCGCACGCGAGACCACCGCACTGGAACTCGGACGATTTGATGACTGA